Part of the Anoplopoma fimbria isolate UVic2021 breed Golden Eagle Sablefish chromosome 4, Afim_UVic_2022, whole genome shotgun sequence genome, CCTCTTCAACGTCTTCAGTTTTAAGAACAAGGACTATGTAAACATCTGCTGTTTTACCAGTTGCTCAGCAATgatgtagtgtattttatcatattctgctataccttgttgtaatgaggccatgaagttgttgcatgctgCGTGATATTGAGAGTCAGGGTTCTTAGGAGCTGCCCTAATAATGACCTCATGATGTTtatagtgatgtttacacagatggaagattctaggttctcaggaacgtatttcaaaaagtgtatgtttcaaggtgtctgaatgatgtaatgattttttgcctttgtgcacattgaggggatgcacaacacagatataaagGTCAGACTGAAGGCTGAGAGCCTCAGTCCATGCTGAATCTCTGTATGGGCTCCATTCTGCGCAGAATGACTTCAGATGCAtttgattcaataaagaaattgttgcGACTGCATCAAcggacctggacatcttccttcatcctttgaTATCAAATGATATACTACAATGACTAAAAAGGACAGAAGCCATTgataacagaaaacacacattcttgTAGCTACCTCTTTCTCCAAGAGTTTCTGCTGCTTCCTTTCCATGGTCATGgcattcttctccttctttacACTTGAACCTTCAACCtatggttttaaaatgaatcaactGTGTTAGTTGTatgacagcagcagctttttGAGCACCAGAACCATCCATTAGGAATAGTTACAAACAACTTACAAGACCATCAACCGACATCGTCCTGCGGACAGGTGACATGAGGGCGTTTCTGGAGGAGGATGGTAGAGGCAGAGCGGCTGGAGGTACAGATAATGGAAACAGATGGCACAAAAGCTAACCTTCAACGTGTTATTTCCTGGTTGCAGTTTGCTTATCACGTGTACTCACCTGCCTTTACAAGTCTGAAGCGATCAGATTTGTCGAAGGAAGCTGCTCCCTTCAGTTCCCCGGGTTTGACATCATAGGACCCCGGTGAAGGAGCACAACCTTCGGACAAATGCACAACATTAGCGTTAGCATGCGTTAGCTAGCATGAGCTACTTAAAGCTAACGTAGCATGCTGCTGTGGCTCTTTGGGGACGTCACTTACCCACGTTCTCGTTGAACCTTTTCAAAGGAGCTCTTGcaaaagacatgttttattCCAGCttgtaaaactatttttttggggggtatttTACAAACCGTGAGGACGAGGCTGCGGTGCAGCgcgcacactgacacacaacaacaaGTCAGCCGCTGAAATTTCAAAAAAACGTCACTCGAACGTTTACGTAGGCGCAGCCAATAGGAAGCCAGTCCTGGATGACGACGTTGACAACGGTTTCCgtggagataagcccctccccctcttcgcttttggtgtgaacgcgGCCCCTTCTAACACAACACACTGGTTTAAACGTGTACATCTTCACACTTATaaagtattagtagtatttatactatCCATCCATGCATTGTTATCTATAACGCTTATCCTGCAGGGgggattttcattttcattatacaCAGTCAAAAATGACCTCAAATATGGTGCATCTGTGTTAGAAGCATAAAATTGTTTGCTcaaatttcatttaattttttttcttagttgTGACAATTAActctttatttacattattattaacattacaaaaaatgCTGAGGTCATGAGTCTTCATATTGCCGATCAGATCCTACTGACTAATACATCTTTGACAAGCCGCCAACCAAAGCCtctgaaatattaaagtattttaaaaagaacaaggaaaaaaacaacagagtcTAGTCCGTTTACTGAATACAGAGTGAGCAGCACTGAAAAGTAAAACCCTTTGAAAAGCAAATATCATCAACacgacttcttttttttttcagttaaacatttttttatttcatggaaATACAACAGAATTTCAAATCCTTTACAGGAACATTGTTGTACagtttatattctttttttgtccacttttttGTACTTCAAAACATGGTCACTTGTACAACAATATCATAAACAAAGCCTCATGTCACAAATGGAGCCATTGATGACAATAAATTACACTTGCCATGCTAAGGTTTTGAGATGATACATTGGTACCTTCATTTTTGAACTAGATTAACCTTTAAATGAACAATACGTCGGAGttgaataaatatgataaaaagaCACTTGAGTTACAAAAGAAAGTTTGTTCATTcaaaacagagcagaaaaagaTCACAGGGCAGTTTGGGGAGGGTAACTTCTTAATAactcatttgttttccttcatatgaaaaataatagGGACAAATTTTGCATATTTTGATAACACTGCTAAATCTAAAGCAAAAGTCCAGCAATAGTAAATACTGACTATATTTAAGAAACTGCCCTTTAATTATAACTGACActttagttatgttttttttttcatttatgtgcAGAGTATTTCATACGTCTGCTAGACCAACATTATCCATTCACACTCAGAACAGGTTAATCTAGTACAGCACTGTCTTTATACAACCTAGAGGTATTTTCTAatcttgttttgtatttttttttttactcttgaaAAAGCCAACACATTTACCCAGATGAAGATGTTTCTTTCCTAAATTGTAAATAATATCACTGTATTCAtgtacagaatataaaaaatctTTCGGACAGacaaaagatagaaaaaaaaaaatacagttgaTGAGGTTTCCAGCCAGTAGTAGAGAGGCAAGTATATCACAGatgtgtaaattaaaatattaataattaaaaacaaaaacaattacaacACTCAACACTTCACTAAGTTCAACAGTGAAATTTACAGCGGAACTTGTACAGAATTAAAATGTGTCAGGAGGAAGCAAGAAAACCAGATTGGTAAATGAAAGCAAATCAAGAATGCAATGTACCTTCATTCCTTTGAAAGCAAGCAGGTGAAGAGGTATTTAAATGCATCATGATGATAGACACTGTGGATCATGAACAAGGGCAAACCAGATTATCATACAAATGAGTGAAGAGATTGCAATGCATCACGATAAACAGGTTTGGGTCATAATAGAGGACACGCATAATGGTAGCACAGGGTGTACTGATGCCTGCGCTAGTATGATTAGTAGCTGTAGTAGCACTTAAGAGCACCATGTTAAAGATCTTTATATAACTTAGAAAATTAGCTAATTatttagtcttttattttaaacattgttaGATTTACTTTTGTCTCAGCTCTCGATTTAAAAGTCTGAAAGGCATTGATTAGTCCTAGCGGCCGGGACTTGAAACAAGTGGCTTCAGATCATGTGATAGAGATACTCTTTTGGCATTTGTGTCAGTGGTCTGATCCACAGGTGTGCAGCAGAAGGAATAAGAGGAGGCATGCATGAGTCTGAGGGAGAGCCACACAGAtagtgaaataaaagaaaggaaaggtgTGAATATACATTTCCGCCTCTGGCCTGGTCCACTTCTGAGGGTTAATGCTTCCAGGATTCAAAGACAGCTACATGTTAGATAGAGGAACAGTTTGAGAGGATCTGTCTTTGGATTCTTAAAGAGTAGAGCCAGCGTGGTAATCTACACCTCTACGAGACCAGGGAGAGGCAGAAATTTGTTTCACAgctatgtgttgtgtgtgtgcgtgtgtgtggagggTCTATTTCAACAGGTGGTAGCCAGGGATTGGTGTATAGGAGGCTGGAAACAACGAACGTGTTCCACAGTGGAACTGTCCGTCTCCACTGCCTTCATGTACTTGTTGAGAATGGCAAAGATCTCATTGTTGAGGATCTGGTACTTCCTAATGCGGTCTGCCATCTTCTTTAGGGGCTGAAAGAAAAACgaaaagaaagaggaataaGTCGGACAATATTAAGAGGTGTGAGCAAATGTAGTGGATAGACGTTTACCCACCACATTCTTGATGATCTCATCCTTGCCGTCCTGCCTTTGGACTTTGAGCAGATGGTAGCAGAAGTCAAAGAGGTCAAAACGACGCTGCTGTCCCAACAGCACAATGATGGCACAGCCGGCCCAGTTCAGCCCATCGCCGAAGCACTGCCTGGAAGGCAAAGCACGTATGATACATGAGTTGTTTTACCATTAacgtgaaacatttaaaaaatttaaGGTGTCAGCAAAAGCAAATGCAATTTTGTGCACATTTCCATCAACTAAAATGTAGGCAAGAAGTTGTGACAAGACTACAATATTAATTGTGCAACAGTATCTCATCTCTTCTGAAGTCAaactaaaagtgtttttatcagcTGCTGATGGTGACAGAGAAGATGGaaacaatgtgaaataaaatgtaactccactcttttttattttatttattttttctctttctgaagTAGAGCCATGTCATAAGTGGCAGTATGATGAATTATTTGCCTAAAGCAGAAAGAGCAGAAGGAACATCAAGGTGTACTGAAAAAGTTTCCCTTAAGCTTTATGACATCTTCTCTTTCTATACATATCAACTTTTCCACATAAGTTTTGAATAAAAACTTTTGCCATATTTCAGCCATTTCCCCAGAATAAACAATTCAAACActcaaacatacaaaaaagaaaGCTCCACAatttcctccatttttttttttttttttttttaaacagactcATGGTATTACATATTGACAAACCAACATGCATCATGTTTTGCTGCAGATGTGGTTGATAGctgaaaaagacacacaaatatacaaatgcaCTCCAAACCAAACCAGCCAGGTGCCACTTACTCCGCTGTGAACTCGTGGGTGCCCACAGGGATGCAGTAGACAAACTGCATGGCGCTCCACAGGCGGTGGAACTCCATACACTCGTCAACATGCATCACGCCGTTGGTGGGCGGAGGCCCGCGCCACACACCGTCCTGCAGGAAGCTGCGGATGCGCGTCAGGATGACTTCGAACATGGAAAGGCCGCAGCACAGACGCTCTTTGGTCAGAAGGTCCCCCTCACGGGCAATGGCAATTTGCTGGTTAAAAAGAACAGCCGCGATAACTCATTATCATTGTTAGTATTGAAATGTTAAGGGTGAAACAGTTCATCAAGTTTTATACAAAATACTCTTTTGTCGTTTGTCCCTGTTTGTCCCCGTCTGTCTGCCTTCTTAAAGAAAGAGTGATGAACTCACCTGTGGGGTTCCCAACCTCTCAATTAGAGGCACAAGGTGGAGAGGGGCGTACTTGGCTTCCAGCCTTTTCATCCTCACCTCCAGACGCTCTCCctctatataaacacacaaacacaaggaggGACATAAATCAATTcgttttttgttgctgttttttacCCATCTGCCTTGCATTTAGTGCTTTCAACCCTTTTGTATACCTTTGATGTAGACTCTGGGCAGAATGTTCTGGAAGGGGGCGGCATGAAGCAGGTCACACACTTCCTCCTGGGACTAAGATTTAAGAACAACACGTGATGgtcattttaattcaaagaaCACCACCCACTTTGCTTTATGGACACCCCTAGAGCATGCAGGTAACCATAAAGCAATGTTGATTTTAAATAACCCCCCCCAAATACTCCAAACTGAATTTCTTAACTCAAAATGTTCTAACTAAAGAATAATAGCTTGACAGAAGTACACTGCCATGAGCTCCATCTTCTGACAGATTTCTCAACACTATCTTCATCTTATTATGCAGAGATGAGACAtgatgaatgagtgtgtgtatgttaatcAAGCCATGGTGACAGCAGGATTATACATTTGTCACAACATCCCATCTAATATGTTTTAGCAGCAAGAGATCAAGTTTACATACATCTTAATGAACTTTAACACTTTTGGGTAAAATGTCAGTGTGTTAGTGGTATTCTAGCCATGTGAGGTCATTCTTAATTATCTAggtggttgtcatggtgacagtTAGTTAGTGACGAGAACATGCTATAAATCAAACTAAATGCAGAGAAGCGGCACCCTGAAACTATCTTGGAATCAAAAGGGTGACGAATGAAAAAAAGAGCCAtgcaaagataaaaaagaaaagtaacacgcacacgcacacacacacacacacacacacacacacacacacacacacacacacacacacacacacacacacacacacacacacacacacacacacacacacacacacacacacacacacacacacacacacacacacacacacacttaaggtAATCCAAACCAACATACGCACAAACACCCAATACACACGCAGGTTAGTGCAGTCAGACATCACAAGCACCCAGAACCAGAAGAGAGTACAGAGGAAGAAGTGCAGAGTTGATCACAAGACTGTATCAAGAAACTGGCAAGAAACATATTATCACCTCTTCCATGGAAGGGCACAAAAGATTCTATACTACAGCAGCCAgatgtttggtttcttttttttttttttttttttttttttttttttttttttttttttttttttttttttttttttttttttttaaacatatacatacacttcctttcctttcaaaatagtaTTTTCACTAAATCTTTGGTCAAAATACAAGGAGAGTCAAAATGTCTATATGCTTCCATGGCTGGTTGGAGGTGAAACCGTTTGTGCCAAACTAAcatggtagaagaagaagaagaaacagaaacacagcagcCCAAACCAACAAGAGATAGAAGATAAAAAAGACATTCCAATTCCGtgttatttaaagataaaaccTAAATCCTTACCACCTGTGGTAGTTGCCAGCGTGTAATGAAAAATAGAGttgcatttcagaaaaaaaaacatcaaagatcAAACATACTCGGGGCAACAAGGACTGGGGGCCTGATAGTTTCTGTCCATCTCAGTTGATTTAGGATGTGAATCAACATCGGAAATTGGAGGGCAGAAACCTCCAGGCACCCAGGTTATTggtcacccacacacacacatggcagtCAAGACAGCTACAGATTAGTGGACCCTGAGCACTGAGCCTGCTCCGGGACCACAGTAGGGAATTAACACTAGAAAGGCTGGGAAAACAGTGGAATAAAGTGGGGACAGCTAATATGGCAAGGAATAATGATACATAAATaacctgtaaaaaaataaagtaaaaagaaaaggacgATAGGGTCAGGGGTTTCATACGGtgatatacatatattgtaAGAAGGGAAATGTCCTACCAGAGCTTGCTCGATGAGCAGGCAGAAAAGGATGGCATTCCCCACCTCCCTTAAGCTCTGGAAGACATCTGTCTTCAGCTCAGCATACTCAATGATATCCTTGAGCTGATGGTGGAAGAACTCCAAGATACCTGGAATGGCAGAAATGGAACAGCCATGACACATTGTTAACAGTCAAACGTGCAGCCAAGCAGCAAGCGACCACTAAGACATCATTATTTGCTACCAGGATGAATCTATGAGAAGTCAGCAGGTCTACCCTGACCCACATTTGGTCCGAGCATCAGGCCCGAGGGCGGGAAGATCATTAACTGCTGACAGTGAGATCACAGGCAGGACGTCAGGTACAGAACATCAGTAATCTACAGATTACTGAGCCCTCCTCATATGGATATCCCATCTGACTTGCCTCTAATCTGCACATGCAGAGCTCCGGCCAAGATGCGCAGAGGCAGGTGAGGAAATACACCGAGATGCAAAATAAGTAGGAAGAGAAGTGGAgcatcttttattcttttaaataggACACTTCTGTGTGCCTGATTTGAATTTTATAGCATTTCTGTTGACAAATAGATTATAACTCTTGATCTATATGATGTATCTTTATCAAAATATACCACCTATGCCAAACTTGATTACCATTGTAGCAGAGTTGCTATTTCCCCCGACTTTTAACTGCTTTACAGTGCTGGCTGTTTGATTGTTGTTGATGTAGTGGTTTATATGTTGTCAGCATTTTCTACTGCTGGCTCTGTGCTGCAAATATTTAACTGCGGCTCCAAGTAATCTTTTATTTCAGTAATGGCTCCATGTCCTGACTAAGCTCAAAGAGGGTAGCATGTGCACAAAATTTGCGAGTGGTTGGCAAGGACGGAGCACTGAGCTAGTATTGAAATGGGAATGCGTGGAAGTGAAGTACCGACTGtagcataaaataaatgaccaaaAAAGACCCAATTAGccattaataataatctgacTCAAGTGTGGTCCGGTTTCAGATAAATGACCTGATGCGTTTCTGTCTTCAATATATTCACCACACTACTATGCATTTAATAGTAATTAACAGAGTAAAAACTGATGTCATAAACCGAGATAACCCCACATGCACTTTATTCACCCTAACAGTGGAGACTCTGAGCTCACCTGGAGAGCCATACTCGTGGCGCGGTAGGCGGCAGATCTTGGGCATGACTTCTATCAGGGTTTTCACATACTGCAGGATGGTACCTTGTAACTGCAAAGTGACACGGAAGATAGATAGAACACAGCAAGCAAAGGGAAGAGAGggcacaaagagaaaaaaaagatcactgTAAGAATCCAGCAAACTCAGgaaggaaacatgtttttaggGGTGTAAtagaaaatgaagataaatacCAGGCTCTTGACAATCTTGAGCAGCTCCTCCATCACTACAGCAATGCCTTGGTAACCAAGGAGACGGCAGATGGTCTTGAAGTGGGGCGGGCCGACAAAGTTCCTGTAGGAGCTGTATATGTGGGAGTAGGCAATGTTCAGAGGctgagaagagaggaagaaacaagAGGAACAGAAGCCATGTTAATCTGGAACAGTAAGAAGACGGGTTTCCTTTACACATACAAATTCAAGAATCTTTACTGCAATATCATATTCAAGTCATCAGTGGCGCCATACCTTGGACCCATACAGGTAGTAAGGCTGCACGTTAGCTGGCTTGTCTCTTTGAGGCTCCTGGGTGAAGGGAATGGCTGTACGTACAAAGCTGTGGAGAAAGCCATGTTTAAAAcccaaaggagaaaaaataaaaataaaggtattaaataaaatgtatctctgcgaacaaacacagacaaactgacCGGTTTGTGGATCCGTTGTAGCAGTAGTTGGGCAGGAAATCGAAGTTGAGCTCCCAGAAGACGTGGAGGGTGATTCGCCCGTAGGGAGCGGAGACGTTGTGGTTGGCCTCGCGGAACATGGCGTCGAAGCTGTCCAGGGTCATGTGCTTGCACAAGAGCCGATGGGTCAGTCTGTTGATCTCCAGCAGCCACTCCAGCTCCTGTTGGAGGAGGGATACAGGGTTTGTATGAGAGCACAGCGTTTGATGAGGATATGAAGGGGGAAAGCTCAGATTTATTAGTGAGACCTGGATGGTATATATCATCTCACCACTATGGAAGTGAGGTCCTCGCTCTCAAAGCGGCTGATGGCATGGTCAAGGGACTTGTACATCGCTGCCGAGATCCTCTGGGTGATCAGACGATTCAGGTCGATAGAGCGACCTAGCAGCTGCaagaaacaggaggaagaaTGGTTAAGAAGATACAGTagaatacacaaatacattgcCAAAAATGTATTGCTACATGAGCGATAGAGGACTGTTTCCAGTACCTGCACGTGTCTCTGTTTGAGCAGCGTCTCGTAGCGGTTTGAAGGCGGGTACGGGATGATCACGCCATAGTTTTTACACTCTGCTCTGAAGCGCTTGTCTAGGAGGACGCTGTGAAACACGTAGCATATGATTCATTAGATGACGTTTTTGAGGACTGCTACAATATTTTCCAATAATTCCAAACGTAGAGAGAGGAAGTAACTTCTTATACTGTACCTCCCAGCCATCGCTTTGTAGTAGGCAAATATCTGATCTGCTAACTTGTAGACAAACTGGTCAAAGCAGAGGTTTACCTGAGAGCATAAGAAACACAATGAAGGTGCTGTTTTACACACTGATGTCAAGATTACTGCATTtgaattttacttttattcaaaCGATGGCCTTAAGATCGTACCTCGGCCTCGATTTCATCATAAAGGAACTGCTTCTTGAACTTGGTGAGAGCGTAGTAGCCGCTGTCGTTGTACAAGTCTAGCGGATACAGCACATATCTGGAGGAGGGAGAATGGTTGGTTATAACACAGTCCGTTTTTTCTCAAGGCACAAAACATAACGCGAGCGTGTTAATTGGGAGTTTTGTCTTACTCCATCATGGAGGGCTCCTTGGTCTCCAGGATGTGGTCGGTAAGGATCCAGGGCATGGACATCTCAATGGGGAACTGGATCCTGCGACCCATGGTCAGCTCCAGGAAGAACTCTCTGAACCACAGCTGGGACAGATCACAGCACTGCTGCAGGGCCTCTGGGCGGAGGAAAGGACACAAGcagggagagcaggaggaaagaATTAGTTCAAATGTCCACAGGTGTAACAcaacaggtttattttttttacaagagcTGCATAAATAGAATCTGTCTTTATGGCCTTGTTTGTTATACGATACTATGCAATCTACTCTTTGAGTTTATTCTCACCACTGAAGTTGAGCAGGTGTGTGAAGAAGAAGGAATGTTTGTGGAAGTCTTCAATGGCCACCACTATGGGTCCATCCAGACTGCTGCGGAGCGTCTTCTTAGACCCACTCTTATCTGCTATCAATGATTCCAGCATGGTGCGCACCATGTACAGCTGCAGCGGGAACACAAGGGtagaaagacaaaagacattACTGACAGCCCGTTTCAGGGTTCTCACTGTTAATGAATTGCCACCACGTTATTAAACATGGATTTGATTATATTTAGCATGTAATATGGAGCTGATTCAAGAGAAGAATTTGCACTATTTTTGGAGAAAAAGGAATGTGGGAATGATTTTacccttcagaataaaagccttgaACAGAAAAATTGAGTAAGTCAGAAGATATGTGAACGTTATAGCTACTGTGATTCTAGTATACCAGTTCAGACGGTAAACGTTTtcagtgaaacattttgtgTACAGTCAGTACCAACAGCATTCCGTTTTGGCTTATTTCCCAAAGCACCATGATCTATTTCATGTCTCACCTGTGTGCTGGAGGGTCCTACAGCTCTGCGGGGCACTTTGATGTCAAATCCACCTTTTGGGTCCTTCTCCCCCTCAGGCAGGGGTCATTTGGGGGTTCCCTCACCCCATCCCAGTCACACACAGTCTTACGAATGGCCTGAAGAACActacagacaaagaaaaacggGTTATAGAAGTGCTTTAGGTctttaagaataaataaacacaagagCCATGAGATAAAGTATAATGTGCATTTGATCAGATCATCattatgtatgtgcatgtacCTAATGAGGACGTTCTTCTTCTTGCGTACAGCCTGGCGCAGAGGCTCTCTGAGGGTCATCTGGGCAAAGTCCTGCAGCGCTGCGTAGATGGTATTCCTGATGGCCTGGTTGAACACGGACTCCATTCGGCCCATCAGAACCTACACAGTTCATTACACAGCACCGAGATCATCATCATCTTGGTCACAAGGGCTACTGACCATCAACTCAGTATTAC contains:
- the cyfip2 gene encoding LOW QUALITY PROTEIN: cytoplasmic FMR1-interacting protein 2 (The sequence of the model RefSeq protein was modified relative to this genomic sequence to represent the inferred CDS: inserted 1 base in 1 codon), which codes for MTTHVTLEDALSNVDLLEELPLPDQQPCIEPPPSSIMYQANFDTNFEDRNAFVTGIARYIEQATVHSSMNEMLEEGHEYAVMLYTWRSCSRAIPQVKCNEQPNRVEIYEKTVEVLEPEVTKLMKFMYFQRKAIERFCSEVKRLCHAERRKDFVSEAYLLTLGKFINMFAVLDELKNMKCSVKNDHSAYKRAAQFLRKMADPQSIQESQNLSMFLANHNRITQCLHQQLEVIPGYEELLADIVNICVDYYENKMYLTPSEKHMLLKVMGFGLYLMDGNVSNIYKLDAKKRINLSKIDKFFKLQVVPLFGDMQIELSRYIETSAHYEENKSKWTCTQSSISPQYNLCEQMVQIREDHIRFISELARYSNSEVVTGSGLDSQKSDEEYRELFDLALRGLQLLSKWSTHVMEVYSWKLVHPTDKFCNKDCPGTAEEYERATRYNYTSEEKFALVEVIAMIKGLQVLMGRMESVFNQAIRNTIYAALQDFAQMTLREPLRQAVRKKKNVLISVLQAIRKTVCDWDGVREPPNDPCLXGEKDPKGGFDIKVPRRAVGPSSTQLYMVRTMLESLIADKSGSKKTLRSSLDGPIVVAIEDFHKHSFFFTHLLNFSEALQQCCDLSQLWFREFFLELTMGRRIQFPIEMSMPWILTDHILETKEPSMMEYVLYPLDLYNDSGYYALTKFKKQFLYDEIEAEVNLCFDQFVYKLADQIFAYYKAMAGSVLLDKRFRAECKNYGVIIPYPPSNRYETLLKQRHVQLLGRSIDLNRLITQRISAAMYKSLDHAISRFESEDLTSIVELEWLLEINRLTHRLLCKHMTLDSFDAMFREANHNVSAPYGRITLHVFWELNFDFLPNYCYNGSTNRFVRTAIPFTQEPQRDKPANVQPYYLYGSKPLNIAYSHIYSSYRNFVGPPHFKTICRLLGYQGIAVVMEELLKIVKSLLQGTILQYVKTLIEVMPKICRLPRHEYGSPGILEFFHHQLKDIIEYAELKTDVFQSLREVGNAILFCLLIEQALSQEEVCDLLHAAPFQNILPRVYIKEGERLEVRMKRLEAKYAPLHLVPLIERLGTPQQIAIAREGDLLTKERLCCGLSMFEVILTRIRSFLQDGVWRGPPPTNGVMHVDECMEFHRLWSAMQFVYCIPVGTHEFTAEQCFGDGLNWAGCAIIVLLGQQRRFDLFDFCYHLLKVQRQDGKDEIIKNVPLKKMADRIRKYQILNNEIFAILNKYMKAVETDSSTVEHVRCFQPPIHQSLATTC